In Astatotilapia calliptera chromosome 16, fAstCal1.2, whole genome shotgun sequence, one genomic interval encodes:
- the LOC113007901 gene encoding uncharacterized protein LOC113007901 isoform X1, whose protein sequence is MFRHNKGCQPHPVPGGCPPGPAPPPSCPPQPGPFGCCPVTSPCGESGGHGHVVGPGCGSTHGHGDGHGHGHGHGHHGHGHHGHDHGHHGHGHGHGHHGHGHGHGHHGHHHKHKHGHKHGHCHKKGKKCHGSSSSSCSSDSD, encoded by the exons ATGTTCAGGCATAACAAAG gATGTCAACCTCATCCAGTGCCAGGAGGATGTCCACCAGGCCCTGCCCCACCACCTTCATGTCCACCTCAGCCTGGTCCATTTGGATGCTGTCCAGTGACCTCACCTTGTGGAGAATCTGGAGGTCATGGCCACGTGGTAGGACCCGGCTGCGGATCTACTCATGGACATGGTGATGGGCATGGTCATGGCCACGGTCATGGACACCACGGTCATGGACACCACGGTCATGACCATGGACATCATGGTCACGGGCATGGCCATGGACATCATGGTCACGGGCATGGCCATGGACATCATGGTCACCACCACAAGCATAAACATGGCCACAAGCATGGTCATTGCcacaagaaaggaaaaaagtgtcaTGGG